From a region of the Odontesthes bonariensis isolate fOdoBon6 chromosome 2, fOdoBon6.hap1, whole genome shotgun sequence genome:
- the anapc1 gene encoding anaphase-promoting complex subunit 1 isoform X1, with translation MSEVVYEETATMIAAGELQSFVPFGREHCRNHPNAFNLQLRELQPASELWSSDGAAGLVGSLQEVSLQERERECWQLRKGCTGVKEEDVEFEEELYAAGNVVVWSQGSRIQASSVYKAFTVDSPVQQALWCNFAVSHNNNDEEEVEHSVCIIQSSCVNVHTVTGKDFISPLPFQVSNVWSTEFGLLLERKNTVNETQLHSPGDPLPTVFSMLHPLDEIAPIVCKPSGLFDGSCVQYASDSTMKIVFTCCRPSLVVSYDSVQGTHSVWALRKVTHDERSKVLRCASEPVGTPLGMMASGFLTSHLRNMSRLDSPGGSAVTGLGPGTGTSFAVGSPLHYSVFHSHQNKIITSSPGVHPRVHSPSISNMAALSRAHSPGMAAPSFSGAARFNASFHSPSSRGHHGLLHSPNSTINETVLIPEMEPIIPDLCMEQLWSETVTAGCHREMNSQASKVFLTSDLCENRYLCFLVESHQQLRCVKFIESNDTSQLIFPSVTIIPAKDAEPLQNIDVMLVLEACGSLVLYTGITRVSKVFVPGLLSPTISLTNHLHHLSTPVENVSTPTNAGSRHIQRLNEDIMPSPVSELRNPNIKHHEASFLEDYTFQQTTPYIHALRDPVCNRVTLELSSGTMLRISVPEIATSELVRKCLQAIRFILPKEAAMKVLVKWYNIYNAPGGPSAHAEWNQFVTCFLTLMGYNTERLAWTRHLHFEVPLSPVIAAKRSRPSDGGSDEDWDYLLASHYHRQINSQPVFGSVESNWTNDSIISETEGLSSASSPSSPSLKLDSSAPLFPHIPALFYVLHLLYQELQLDELHRARACSLVCLLQQLARDLQLEEYVDLYWRDYPSLMSCFTESCIIDQALIGQMQRPSFLRSEPPSVFSWLSRCLRGEETPPFPYLPSICQRTRLLVLSYALYIIGNDNATTTDVSKYLVKLSAGQKSSATEPHFRRQSSVKVKFSSESLAEQLVVWLTSQGFTLKDLESVPFGVALPIREAIYRCREQPCSGWSEDVCLLIGRQDLTKQAHKTTLAKSRASVGSGLSLKPPATTEADEEEDGMSDIIQEVTGLIWSQDLRIQEVRRLLQSSRPVRVSVVQLPEVSDHEYIEEKENKLLQLCQRTMALPVGRGLFTLFSYHPVPTEPLPVPKLNLTGRAPPRNTMVDLNSGNIDVPPNMTSWPSFHNGVAAGLKIAPASQVDSAWIAYNKPKSPELANEYAGFLMALGLNGHLTKLATLNIHDYLTKGHEMTSIGLLLGVSSAKLGTMDMSITRLLSIHIPALLPPTSTELDVPHNVQVAAVIGIGLVYQGTGHRHNAEVLLSEIGRPPGPEMEYCTDRESYSLAAGLALGMVCLGHGSNLIGMTDLNVPEQLYQYMVGGHRRAQTGASRERHKSPSYQIKEGDTINVDVTCPGATLALAMIYLKTNNRSIADWLKPPDTWFLLDFIKPEFLLLRTLARCIIMWDEILPNTEWVESNIPQIMRGNFDPSEDYNVEAMVQAQDYITAGACMALGLRFAGSANSDAFDCLYELAMTFMKIISCTGTGPVVAQRGYYNLQTGLSMILLAMSMVMSGTGNLKVLQLCRFLHKQTGGEMNYGFHMAHHMALGLLFLGGGRYTLSTSNSAIAALLCALYPHFPSHSTDNRYHLQALRHLAVLAAEPRLLVPVDVDSLKPCYALLEVTYKETKWYDETTVELMAPTMLPELHLLKRVKVKGPRYWELSVDLSKETQHLKSILSRDGVLYVKLRAGQLPYKDDPQGWKSLLATAVNHRNNGVRAFKPEAISTFTSEPALISFAEFFCKASEGMKHREDTLVLFSAMLYECVTQECPEMLPTYVAIEQAVGALHRSDLQQTFPLWQLRLVVELWDSRMLRGPADRHDTLLTSEFLPVMKNAVDVALDDWLKDNSTVLRSYMRGEVLCRDAQSIMLACFLVYRSIPCLKNTHTQLEGCSSFGDLLSRSSQLGIPLRDLLRLTPILLDSASGSQILLGFPLQAFSS, from the exons AGGAAGAAGTGGAGCACTCAGTGTGTATCATCCAGAGTAGCTGTGTCAATGTTCACACTGTGACTGGGAAGGATTTCATCTCACCGCTACCATTCCAG GTTTCAAATGTCTGGTCGACAGAGTTTGGACTTTTGTTGGAACGGAAGAACACAGTAAATGAGACGCAACTCCACTCCCCTGG agacCCTCTGCCTACAGTGTTCAGCATGCTGCATCCTCTGGATGAGATCGCACCAATTGTGTGCAAACCTTCAG GCCTGTTCGACGGCTCTTGTGTGCAGTATGCATCTGACTCCACCATGAAAATCGTGTTCACATGCTGCCGGCCTTCTCTTGTTGTATCATACGACTCTGTACAGGGAACACACTCAGTTTGGGCCCTGCGCAAAGTCACACATGAT GAGCGTTCCAAAGTCCTGAGGTGTGCATCAGAGCCGGTTGGGACACCGCTGGGTATGATGGCTTCAGGCTTCCTGACCTCTCATTTGCGTAATATGTCCCGCCTTGACTCCCCTGGTGGCAGTGCAGTGACTGGGCTCGGTCCTGGAACTGGAACAAG TTTTGCTGTTGGCTCTCCACTGCACTACAGTGTTTTTCACAGTCATCAGAACAAGATCATCACATCGTCACCAGGAGTACACCCCCGGGTTCATTCTCCAAGTATATCCAACATGGCCGCCCTTAG CCGCGCCCACTCTCCAGGCATGGCTGCTCCATCCTTTTCAGGTGCGGCTCGCTTTAACGCATCGTTCCACAGCCCGTCCTCCAGGGGGCATCATGGCTTGTTACACTCCCCTAACAGCACTATCAATGAGACAGTTCTAATACCGGAGATGGAGCCCATTATACCTGACCTCTGCATGGAGCAGCTGTGGAGTGAGACTGTAACTGCTGGCTGTCACAG GGAGATGAACAGCCAGGCGTCAAAAGTGTtcttgacctctgacctctgtgaGAACCGCTACCTCTGTTTCCTGGTTGAGTCTCATCAACAGCTCAG ATGTGTAAAGTTTATTGAAAGCAATGATACGTCTCAGCTTATCTTCCCCTCTGTCACAATCATCCCTGCCAaagacgcagagcctctgcag AATATAGATGTCATGTTGGTTCTGGAGGCCTGTGGCAGTCTGGTTCTTTACACAGGAATCACCCGA GTTAGTAAGGTGTTTGTCCCCGGCCTCCTGTCACCCACCATCAGCCTGACCAACCACCTCCATCACCTCAGCACGCCAGTGGAGAACGTTAGCACACCCACTAATGCTGGCAGTCGGCACATCCAAAGACTTAATGAG GACATCATGCCTTCACCGGTGTCAGAGCTGAGGAATCCAAATATTAAACACCATGAGGCTTCATTTTTGGAAGATTACACCTTTCAACAAACCACACCTTACATCCACGCTTTGCGGGACCCTGTTTGCAACCGGGTCACTCTG GAACTCAGCAGTGGCACGATGCTGAGGATCTCCGTTCCTGAGATTGCCACCTCAGAGCTGg TGAGGAAGTGCCTTCAGGCGATCCGGTTCATCCTTCCCAAGGAAGCTGCCATGAAG GTTTTGGTGAAGTGGTACAACATCTACAACGCTCCTGGTGGTCCCAGTGCTCATGCAGAGTGGAACCAGTTTGTCACCTGTTTTTTGACATTGATGGGCTACAACACAGAGCGCCTGGCCTGGACTCGACAT ctcCATTTTGAAGTGCCTCTTTCTCCAGTGATTGCAGCCAAGAGGTCTCGTCCATCGGATGGAGGCTCTGATGAG GACTGGGACTACCTGTTGGCATCTCATTACCATCGGCAGATCAATTCTCAGCCTGTCTTTGGTTCAGTGGAATCAAATTGGACCAATGACAGTATCATCTCAGAAACTGAGGGCCTGTCCTCT GCATCCTCTCCCTCCAGTCCATCTCTGAAGTTGGACAGTTCAGCCCCTCTGTTCCCTCACATCCCTGCCCTTTTCTACGTGCTCCATCTGCTTTATCAGGAGCTGCAGCTGGATGAGCTGCACAGAGCGAGAGCCTGCTCATTGGTCTGTCTGCTGCAACAACTTGCCAG AGACCTCCAATTGGAAGAGTATGTTGATCTGTACTGGAGGGACTATCCGTCACTGATGAGTTGTTTCACTGAGAGCTGCATCATAGACCAAG CTCTAATCGGTCAGATGCAGCGTCCATCCTTCCTGAGGTCTGAGCCTCCCTCTGTGTTCAGCTGGCTCAGTCGCTGTTTGAGAGGGGAGGAGACCCCGCCTTTCCCATACCTGCCCAGCATCTGTCAGAGGACCAGGCTGCTGGTTCTG AGTTATGCTCTCTACATCATTGGAAATGATAATGCTACCACGACAGATGTTTCGAAGTACCTGGTCAAACTCTCTGCAG GCCAGAAGTCCTCTGCGACTGAACCACACTTCAGAAG acAGAGCAGTGTGAAGGTTAAGTTTTCCAGTGAGAGTTTGGCTGAGCAGCTGGTGGTCTGGCTCACCTCACAGG GTTTCACCCTGAAAGACTTGGAGTCTGTCCCTTTCGGTGTCGCTTTGCCCATTAGAGAAGCCATTTATCGATGCCGTGAGCAGCCATGTTCTGGCTGGTCAGAGGACGTCTGTCTGCTGATTGGGCGACAGGACCTGACCAAACAAGCCCACAAGACCACCTTGGCCAAGAGCAGAGCT TCTGTAGGTTCAGGACTGTCCTTGAAACCTCCTGCAACCACAGAAGcagatgaggaagaagatggGATGTCAGACATCATTCAAGAG GTCACAGGACTGATTTGGAGTCAGGATCTGAGGATCCAGGAGGTCAGGAGGTTGCTGCAGAGCTCCAGGCCTGTTCGGGTCAGTGTTGTTCAGCTACCCGAGGTTTCCGACCACGAGTACATAGAAGAGAAAGAGAACAA ACTCCTGCAGTTGTGTCAGAGGACAATGGCTCTTCCAGTTGGCCGAGGCCTCTTCACACTCTTTTCCTATCACCCAGTACCAACTGAACCTTTACCCGTACCAAAGCTCAACCTCACAG GCCGTGCCCCTCCCAGGAATACTATGGTAGATCTCAACAGTGGGAATATCGACGTTCCTCCCAACATGACCAGCTGGCCAAGCTTCCATAACGGTGTCGCGGCCGGACTCAAAATAGCGCCTGCTTCACAG GTGGACTCAGCCTGGATCGCCTACAACAAGCCAAAGAGCCCTGAGCTGGCTAATGAGTATGCAGGGTTCCTTATGGCCTTGGGGCTCAATGGACACCTCACTAAGCTGGCCACACTCAACATACATGACTACCTCACCAAG GGCCATGAGATGACCAGCATTGGACTCCTTCTTGGCGTATCTTCAGCCAAACTGGGCACCATGGACATGTCAATCACCCGTCTGCTCAGTATACACATACCTGCGCTTCTCCCACCAACGTCCACTGAGCTGGATGTGCCGCACAATGTTCAG GTTGCTGCTGTAATTGGTATTGGGTTGGTGTACCAGGGAACAGGGCACAGACACAATGCTGAAGTGTTGTTGTCTGAAatag GCCGTCCCCCTGGTCCAGAGATGGAGTACTGTACTGACAGAGAGTCCTATTCACTGGCTGCTGGACTCGCCCTGGGCATGGTCTGTCTCGGG CATGGCAGTAATCTAATCGGGATGACAGACCTTAATGTGCCTGAGCAGTTGTATCAGTATATGGTAGGGGGCCATCGCAGAGCTCAGACTGGGGCCAGTCGGGAGAGACACAAGTCCCCGAGCTACCAAATCAAG GAGGGTGACACAATAAATGTTGACGTGACGTGTCCAGGGGCCACGCTGGCCCTCGCCATGATCTACCTCAAGACCAACAACAG GTCGATTGCTGATTGGCTGAAACCTCCAGACACTTGGTTTCTGCTGGACTTCATTAAGCCTGAGTTTCTGCTGCTGAGG ACTCTTGCCCGCTGTATCATCATGTGGGATGAAATCCTCCCTAATACTGAGTGGGTCGAGAGTAACATACCCCAG ATCATGAGGGGAAATTTTGATCCTTCAGAAGACTATAACGTGGAGGCAATGGT CCAAGCCCAAGACTACATTACAGCCGGGGCCTGTATGGCATTAGGCCTACGCTTTGCTGGATCTGCCAATTCTGATGCCTTCGACTGCCTCTATGAGTTGGCCATGACCTTTATGAAGATCATATCTTGTACTGGTACAGGTCCTGTGGTCgct CAGAGGGGTTATTACAACCTACAAACTGGTCTGTCGATGATTCTGCTGGCTATGTCCATGGTAATGTCTGGTACCGGGAACCTGAAGGTCCTGCAGCTCTGTCGCTTCCTCCACAAGCAAACTGGCGGCGAGATGAATTATGGCTTCCACATGGCTCATCACATGGCACTTGGTTTGCTCTTCCTGGGAGGAGGCAG gTATACCCTCAGCACGTCCAATTCAGCCATTGCTGCTCTGCTTTGTGCCTTGTACCCACACTTCCCTTCTCACAGTACAGATAACCG CTACCACTTGCAGGCTCTGCGGCATCTGGCTGTACTGGCTGCAGAGCCACGGCTGCTGGTTCCTGTGGATGTGGACTCCCTAAAGCCTTGCTATGCCCTTTTAGAAGTCACCTATAAG GAAACTAAGTGGTATGACGAGACAACAGTTGAACTAATGGCTCCCACCATGCTTCCTGAACTGCACCTTCTCAAACGG GTGAAGGTGAAGGGGCCACGTTACTGGGAACTGTCTGTAGACCTCAGCAAAGAAACACAGCATCTGAA GTCCATCCTTTCCAGAGATGGAGTGTTGTATGTAAAACTGCGGGCCGGTCAGCTGCCTTACAAAGACGACCCTCAGGGTTGGAAGAGCCTGCTGGCCACAGCCGTCAACCACCGAAACAATGGAGTCAGGGCCTTCAAG CCTGAAGCCATCTCCACTTTCACCTCTGAGCCCGCTCTCATCTCGTTTGCCGAGTTCTTCTGTAAAGCTTCTGAAGGGATGAAACAC AGAGAAGACACCCTGGTGTTGTTCTCAGCTATGCTGTATGAATGTGTGACGCAGGAGTGTCCAGAGATGCTGCCCACTTATGTCGCTATTGAGCAG GCAGTGGGTGCCCTGCATCGCAGTGACCTGCAGCAGACCTTCCCCTTGTGGCAGCTACGTCTGGTGGTGGAGTTGTGGGACAGCAGGATGCTGCGAGGTCCTGCTGATCGCCATGACACCCTGCTCACCTCAGAGTTTCTGCCCGTCATGAAGAATGCAGTGGATGTAGCACTGGACGACTGGCTCAAAG ACAACAGCACAGTGTTGAGGTCCTACATGAGGGGCGAGGTTCTCTGTAGGGACGCCCAGTCCATCATGCTGGCCTGCTTCCTGGTGTACCGCTCCATCCCCTGCctcaagaacacacacacacagttggaGG GCTGCAGCTCATTTGGGGATTTATTGTCACGTAGCAGCCAGCTGGGCATCCCTCTGAGAGACCTGCTAAGGCTGACACCCATCCTTCTGGATTCTGCATCTGGATCACAGATACTGTTGGGCTTTCCTCTGCAAGCATTTTCATCCTGA